A portion of the Manihot esculenta cultivar AM560-2 chromosome 2, M.esculenta_v8, whole genome shotgun sequence genome contains these proteins:
- the LOC110604425 gene encoding transcriptional regulator SUPERMAN, producing MEAARCWEEEEASVWPPRSYFCNFCGREFRSSQALGGHMNVHRRDRARLKQSPDFQNDFLHHQHQNLHEITLLHNPNSRVFVSPAGVSFPVMTRDKKCHKPDISMNPAELKRENVSCKRQRSDELLSPKSTSMKKNHLQAEFKRLCEDATQGLDLELRLGFSLI from the coding sequence ATGGAGGCAGCAAGATGTTGGGAGGAAGAAGAAGCTTCTGTGTGGCCTCCAAGATCTTATTTCTGCAATTTCTGTGGAAGAGAATTCAGGTCATCTCAAGCATTGGGAGGTCATATGAATGTTCATAGGAGGGATAGAGCAAGGCTAAAGCAATCTCCTGATTTCCAAAACGACTTTCTGcatcatcaacatcaaaatcTTCATGAAATAACCCTACTTCACAATCCTAATTCTAGGGTTTTTGTCTCCCCAGCAGGAGTTTCATTCCCGGTGATGACCCGAGATAAGAAATGCCATAAACCTGATATTTCAATGAATCCAGCTGAGCTGAAGAGGGAGAATGTTAGTTGTAAGAGACAGAGAAGTGATGAACTATTAAGTCCCAAATCAACTTCCATGAAGAAAAATCATCTTCAAGCAGAATTCAAGAGACTGTGTGAAGATGCAACCCAAGGCTTAGATCTTGAACTTAGACTTGGGTTTTCCCTTATTTAG
- the LOC110608798 gene encoding transcriptional regulator TAC1 gives MYSIEGLLSLRASTWQSPRKGWWNLAGTRPKLLPFAIDHLVMETEQSNQENPDNMNTEEQGSSQVRSYECNFCKRGFSNAQALGGHMNIHRKDKAKLKHPSSNDLQQSPDIPKILSSSFSSPIPTSMIHPLMQPKSGQDASSIKSPFLDKESDDASKRNGEIQQLLSLFVDKPSTKDHHQQQPNSGQVRSSTEKGFSTSQGLLSSEVDLELRLGPEPQDSLPATSTKRFF, from the exons ATGTATTCCATAGAGGGGTTATTGTCTTTGAGAGCTTCCACTTGGCAATCTCCAAGGAAGGGCTGGTGGAATTTAGCTGGCACACGCCCAAAATTACTCCCTTTTGCAATTG aTCACTTGGTAATGGAGACTGAGCAATCCAACCAAGAAAATCCAGACAATATGAACACAGAAGAGCAAGGATCTAGCCAAGTTAGATCCTACGAGTGTAACTTTTGCAAGAGAGGCTTCTCTAATGCACAAGCCCTAGGAGGGCATATGAATATTCATCGTAAAGACAAAGCCAAGCTCAAACACCCCTCATCAAATGACCTTCAACAATCTCCGGACATCCCAAAGATTCTTTCTTCTTCGTTTAGTTCCCCAATTCCCACAAGCATGATACACCCATTAATGCAACCAAAGTCTGGCCAAGATGCAAGCTCAATCAAGTCGCCTTTTCTTGATAAAGAAAGTGATGATGCTTCCAAAAGGAATGGAGAAATCCAGcaattactttccttgtttgttGACAAACCATCTACTAAAGATCATCATCAACAACAACCTAACAGTGGTCAAGTTCGTAGCAGCACCGAAAAGGGTTTTTCGACAAGCCAGGGCTTGTTAAGTTCAGAGGTAGACCTTGAACTTAGACTGGGTCCTGAGCCTCAAGACTCATTGCCGGCAACGAGTACAAAAAGGTTCTTTTGA
- the LOC110609967 gene encoding protein PLASTID TRANSCRIPTIONALLY ACTIVE 16, chloroplastic — protein MAPTLTSNSFLLNSTPRSRHTLIIPRLGVFAKRAGPFSPFQLGKPKDDSASETNGSDNSSPFSFNFGKVPDVKSLIPVVSEPASGFSFPRRKDPGTVFVAGATGQVGIRIAQTLLREGFSVRAGVPELEAAQELARFAADYKIISKEQSRRLNAVQSTFEDAESIAKAIGNASKVVVTIGRAENGLTSEVSTSDALQVIQAAQLTGVGHVAIIYDSNTANSSTYNVLDGFTSFFNNLFSQSQQLTIPEFLQKVIETDISYTFIKTSLTEDFSPESSYNVVVSAEGITGSNDYKVAKSRIATIVADVFSNTAVTENKVVEIFTDPSAPSRTVDELFSAIPEDGRRKAYAETLAKAKAEEEASVAAEKARKAADATKKLEEEVKKFSEQEAKANVLAEEAQEKADAAGTSIENLLSRAKDIRTGFSWEKLSTQIATAVQTTNGEKPKVQIATVRGQAKARSLPVQKAAVKRPTPKFPALKPRKETKPKAEETESKAEVKKLFGGLFQQETIYVDDE, from the exons ATGGCTCCAACTCTCACCTCCAATTCATTTCTCCTTAACTCCACGCCACGCTCAAGACACACTCTCATAATCCCAAGGCTCGGGGTCTTTGCCAAAAGAGCCGGACCCTTCTCCCCATTCCAGCTCGGCAAACCTAAAGATGACAGTGCATCAGAGACTAATGGTTCAGACAATTCCAGTCCTTTTAGTTTCAACTTTGGCAAGGTACCTGATGTGAAGTCCTTGATACCTGTTGTGAGTGAGCCTGCTTCTGGTTTCTCGTTTCCAAGAAGGAAGGATCCTGGCACTGTGTTTGTGGCTGGTGCTACTGGCCAGGTGGGCATTCGAATTGCACAAACTTTACTGCGCGAAGGTTTTAGTGTTAGAGCTGGAGTTCCTGAGCTAGAAGCTGCGCAGGAGTTGGCTCGTTTTGCAGCGGACTACAAG ATCATATCAAAGGAACAATCAAGACGTCTCAATGCTGTTCAATCCACTTTTGAGGATGCAGAATCAATTGCCAAAGCAATCGGTAATGCAAGCAAAGTTGTGGTCACAATTGGTCGTGCAGAGAATGGTCttacctctgaggtctctacATCAGATGCATTGCAAGTAATCCAGGCTGCTCAGCTAACAGGTGTTGGCCATGTTGCAATAATCTACGATTCAAACACCGCAAACTCTTCGACTTATAATGTCCTAGACGGCTTCACATCATTCTTTAACAACTTGTTCTCACAATCCCAGCAACTGACCATACCTGAGTTCCTGCAGAAAGTAATCGAGACAGACATTAGTTACACTTTCATTAAGACGAGCTTGACTGAAGATTTTTCGCCAGAGAGTTCTTATAATGTTGTTGTCTCAGCTGAAGGAATCACTGGTTCAAACGACTAcaaa GTGGCAAAGTCTCGGATAGCAACCATAGTGGCTGATGTTTTCTCAAATACAGCAGTGACAGAAAATAAG GTGGTGGAAATTTTTACTGATCCATCAGCACCTTCAAGGACTGTGGATGAGCTTTTCAG tGCCATTCCTGAAGATGGAAGAAGAAAAGCTTATGCAGAAACTCTTGCAAAGGCAAAAGCTGAGGAAGAAGCAAGTGTAGCTGCTGAGAAAGCTCGTAAAGCAGCAGATGCAACAAAGAAGCTTGAAGAAGAAGTGAAAAAGTTTTCGGAGCAAGAAGCTAAGGCAAATGTTCTGGCTGAAGAAGCCCAGGAAAAGGCAGATGCTGCAGGGACTTCAATAGAAAATCTCTTGAGTAGAGCAAAGGACATCAGAACAGGGTTTTCTTGGGAGAAACTAAGTACACAGATTGCAACTGCAGTTCAAACAACAAACGGAGAAAAACCAAAAGTGCAGATTGCTACAGTCAGAGGACAAGCCAAGGCTCGTTCTCTCCCTGTCCAAAAAGCTGCTGTTAAACGACCAACCCCAAAATTTCCTGCCTTGAAACCAAGGAAGGAGACAAAGCCAAAGGCCGAAGAGACAGAGTCAAAGGCAGAAGTAAAAAAACTATTCGGAGGCCTGTTTCAGCAAGAAACTATATATGTCGATGACGAATGA
- the LOC110608746 gene encoding transcription initiation factor IIA large subunit isoform X2, with translation MATSSTTSTVYVHVIEDVINKVRDEFINNGGPGESVLNELEGLWEMKMIQAGVICGPIDRSSTSKQASGAPITPVHDLNVPYEGTEEYETPTAEMLFPPTPLQTPIQTPLPGSAQTPLPGNVPTPLPGNVQTPLPGSVDNSSIYNIPTGPTSEYSTPASDTGGSTEAKAGRPSHYMQPPSPWMNQRPPLDVNIAYVEGRDEADKGASQQTLTQDFFMMSSGKRKREDFGTQYKNGEFIPQQDGAGDAYSEALQIYNYQGVVNEDYNIANTPAPNDLQASTPAVAPQNDAGDDDEDEPLNEDDDDDDLDDVEQGEDINTHHLVLAQFDKVTRTKSRWKCTLKDGIMHINNKDILFNKATGEFDF, from the exons ATGGCGACATCGTCTACCACCAGCACGGTCTATGTCCACGTCATCGAAGACGTCATCAACAAGGTACGCGATGAGTTCATCAACAACGGTGGGCCTGGCGAGAGTGTCCTCAATGAACTCGAAGGA CTTTGGGAGATGAAAATGATCCAAGCCGGTGTAATATGCGGTCCAATAGACAGGTCATCAACTTCTAAGCAAGCATCCGGTGCTCCTATTACTCCAGTACATGACCTTAATGTACCGTATGAAGGGACAGAGGAGTATGAGACTCCCACTGCTGAGATGCTCTTCCCTCCC ACACCACTGCAAACTCCCATTCAGACACCATTACCAGGAAGTGCGCAAACACCTTTACCAGGAAATGTGCCAACGCCATTACCAGGAAATGTGCAGACGCCTTTGCCTGGAAGTGTGGACAACTCCTCTATATATAACATTCCTACTGGACCTACTAGTGAGTATTCCACCCCTGCAAGCGATACTGGTGGCAGTACTGAGGCAAAAGCTGGTAGGCCTAGCCATTACATG CAACCTCCTTCTCCTTGGATGAATCAAAGGCCCCCTCTTGATGTTAACATTG CTTATGTGGAAGGGCGTGATGAGGCAGATAAAGGAGCTTCTCAGCAAACCCTGACGCAG GATTTCTTCATGATGTCTTCTGGAAAACGCAAACGTGAAGATTTTGGCACACAGTATAAAAATGGTGAATTCATACCCCAGCAGGATGGAGCTGGGGATGCTTACTCCGAGGCTTTGCAG ATATACAATTATCAAGGAGTTGTCAATGAAGACTACAACATTGCGAACACACCAGCTCCTAATG ACCTACAAGCAAGCACTCCTGCTGTTGCTCCACAAAATGATGCtggagatgatgatgaagatgagCCACTgaatgaagatgatgatgatgatgatttggACGATGTGGAGCAAGGAGAGGATATTAACACACACCATTTGGTTTTGGCTCAATTTGATAAG GTTACTCGTACCAAGAGCAGGTGGAAATGCACACTCAAGGATGGCATCATGCACATAAACAACAAGGACATTCTGTTTAATAAG GCAACAGGAGAGTTTGACTTTTGA
- the LOC110608746 gene encoding transcription initiation factor IIA large subunit isoform X1: MATSSTTSTVYVHVIEDVINKVRDEFINNGGPGESVLNELEGLWEMKMIQAGVICGPIDRSSTSKQASGAPITPVHDLNVPYEGTEEYETPTAEMLFPPTPLQTPIQTPLPGSAQTPLPGNVPTPLPGNVQTPLPGSVDNSSIYNIPTGPTSEYSTPASDTGGSTEAKAGRPSHYMQPPSPWMNQRPPLDVNIAYVEGRDEADKGASQQTLTQDFFMMSSGKRKREDFGTQYKNGEFIPQQDGAGDAYSEALQASQGNGSLGRHDIITNANISIISHVTRQTLKISQVDGPIPDPYDDVLSTPNIYNYQGVVNEDYNIANTPAPNDLQASTPAVAPQNDAGDDDEDEPLNEDDDDDDLDDVEQGEDINTHHLVLAQFDKVTRTKSRWKCTLKDGIMHINNKDILFNKATGEFDF; encoded by the exons ATGGCGACATCGTCTACCACCAGCACGGTCTATGTCCACGTCATCGAAGACGTCATCAACAAGGTACGCGATGAGTTCATCAACAACGGTGGGCCTGGCGAGAGTGTCCTCAATGAACTCGAAGGA CTTTGGGAGATGAAAATGATCCAAGCCGGTGTAATATGCGGTCCAATAGACAGGTCATCAACTTCTAAGCAAGCATCCGGTGCTCCTATTACTCCAGTACATGACCTTAATGTACCGTATGAAGGGACAGAGGAGTATGAGACTCCCACTGCTGAGATGCTCTTCCCTCCC ACACCACTGCAAACTCCCATTCAGACACCATTACCAGGAAGTGCGCAAACACCTTTACCAGGAAATGTGCCAACGCCATTACCAGGAAATGTGCAGACGCCTTTGCCTGGAAGTGTGGACAACTCCTCTATATATAACATTCCTACTGGACCTACTAGTGAGTATTCCACCCCTGCAAGCGATACTGGTGGCAGTACTGAGGCAAAAGCTGGTAGGCCTAGCCATTACATG CAACCTCCTTCTCCTTGGATGAATCAAAGGCCCCCTCTTGATGTTAACATTG CTTATGTGGAAGGGCGTGATGAGGCAGATAAAGGAGCTTCTCAGCAAACCCTGACGCAG GATTTCTTCATGATGTCTTCTGGAAAACGCAAACGTGAAGATTTTGGCACACAGTATAAAAATGGTGAATTCATACCCCAGCAGGATGGAGCTGGGGATGCTTACTCCGAGGCTTTGCAG GCAAGTCAAGGGAATGGTTCCCTTGGTAGACATGACATAATTACCAATGCAAATATATCTATCATATCACATGTAACAAGGCAGACTTTGAAGATTTCTCAAGTGGATGGGCCTATACCTGATCCTTATGACGATGTTCTTTCAACTCCCAAT ATATACAATTATCAAGGAGTTGTCAATGAAGACTACAACATTGCGAACACACCAGCTCCTAATG ACCTACAAGCAAGCACTCCTGCTGTTGCTCCACAAAATGATGCtggagatgatgatgaagatgagCCACTgaatgaagatgatgatgatgatgatttggACGATGTGGAGCAAGGAGAGGATATTAACACACACCATTTGGTTTTGGCTCAATTTGATAAG GTTACTCGTACCAAGAGCAGGTGGAAATGCACACTCAAGGATGGCATCATGCACATAAACAACAAGGACATTCTGTTTAATAAG GCAACAGGAGAGTTTGACTTTTGA
- the LOC110609544 gene encoding D-xylose-proton symporter-like 3, chloroplastic isoform X1 → MISLAMASTSFTSPSLRRSQFHPIFRQKPKCIPHSVFVCSFNFPSPKHKTFSHFNPKFPMSSKETFLSGRKLGFDVEFSAGQEAESFVPDATQQEAFAWSSVILPFLFPALGGLLFGYDIGATSGATISLQSAELSGTTWFNLSAIQLGLVVSGSLYGALLGSLLVYPIADFLGRRRELITAAVLYIFGGLTTAYAPGLGVLLVGRLLYGLGIGLAMHGAPLYIAETCPSQIRGTLISLKELFIVLGILLGYFVGSFQINSVGGWRYMYGLSVPVAVIMGLGMWSLPPSPRWLLLRAVQGKASLQDFKEKAIFALSKLRGRPLGDRESEKQIEDTLVSLKFLSSEEESEGSILEVFQGPNLKAFIIGGGLVLFQQITGQPSVLYYAGPILQGAGFSAAADATRVSVIIGLFKLVMTWIAVAKVDDLGRRPLLIGGVGGIALSLFLLSAYYKFLGGFPIVAVSALLLYVGCYQISFGPISWLMVSEIFPLRTRGKGISLAVLTNFGSNAIVTFAFSPLKELLGAENLFFLFGAIALVSLLFTIVFVPETKGLSLEEIESKILK, encoded by the exons ATGATCAGTCTCGCCATGGCTTCCACCTCCTTCACTTCTCCTTCACTCAGACGCTCACAATTTCATCCTATTTTTCGCCAAAAACCAAAATGCATACCTCACTCTGTCTTTGTCTGCTCCTTCAATTTCCCAAGTCCAAAACACAAAACTTTTTCTCATTTCAATCCTAAGTTCCCCATGTCGTCCAAAGAAACGTTTCTTTCTGGTCGCAAGCTCGGATTCGAT GTTGAGTTTTCTGCTGGACAGGAAGCAGAGTCGTTTGTACCTGACgcgacccagcaggaggctttTGCTTGGTCTTCTGTGATCTTGCC GTTTCTTTTCCCAGCTTTGGGAGGATTGCTATTTGGGTATGACATTGGTGCCACTTCTGGTGCTACCATATCATTACAG TCGGCTGAGCTCAGTGGGACAACATGGTTCAACCTTTCAGCTATTCAGCTTGGACTTGTG GTCAGTGGTTCTCTTTATGGAGCGCTCCTTGGTTCCCTTCTTGTCTACCCAATTGCAGATTTTCTAG GAAGGAGGCGAGAACTTATTACAGCAGCTGTGCTGTATATATTTGGTGGTCTGACCACTGCTTATGCACCAGGCCTTGGTGTTCTTTTAGTAGGACGCCTTCTCTATGGTCTTGGCATTGGCTTG GCCATGCATGGTGCACCTCTCTATATTGCAGAAACCTGTCCATCACAGATTCGTGGAACTCTAATATCTCTGAAGGAACTGTTCATAGTTTTGGGAATTTTG TTGGGATATTTTGTGGGAAgctttcaaattaattcagttgGGGGGTGGCGTTACATGTATGGACTAAGTGTCCCAGTTGCTGTAATTATGGGACTAGGCATGTGGAGTCTCCCACCCTCTCCACGTTGGTTACTTCTCAGGGCAGTTCAAGGTAAAGCATCTTTACAAGACTTCAAAGAGAAGGCCATTTTTGCCTTGAGCAAGCTAAGGGGCCGACCTCTTGGTGACAGAGAATCTGAGAAGCAAATAGAAGATACCCTTGTCTCGCTGAAGTTCCTCAGTTCAGAGGAGGAATCCGAGGGCAGTATCTTAGAAGTGTTTCAAGGACCAAATTTGAAAGCCTTCATTATTGGTGGAGGTTTGGTGCTTTTCCAACAG ATAACTGGGCAACCAAGTGTTTTATACTATGCCGGCCCAATTCTTCAG GGTGCTGGATTCTCTGCTGCTGCTGATGCCACCCGAGTTTCTGTGATTATTGGTTTGTTCAAG TTGGTGATGACATGGATAGCTGTTGCAAAAGTTGATGATCTTGGAAGAAGACCTTTGCTGATTGGAGGTGTTGGTGGGATT GCTCTCTCCTTATTTCTGCTTTCTGCTTATTACAAATTTCTTGGAGGGTTCCCAATTGTTGCTGTATCAGCTCTGCTTCTCTATGTTGGTTGCTACCAG ATATCGTTTGGGCCTATCAGTTGGCTAATGGTGTCAGAAATTTTCCCACTTCGCACTAGAGGAAAGGGAATAAGTCTTGCAGTTCTTACTAACTTTGGTTCCAATGCTATTGTAACCTTTGCATTCTCACCATTAAAG GAACTGCTTGGAGCTGAaaatcttttctttctttttgggGCTATTGCATTGGTGTCCCTCTTATTCACCATAGTCTTTGTCCCAGAAACTAaaggtttgagtttggaggaaaTTGAATCTAAAATCTTGAAATAA
- the LOC110609544 gene encoding D-xylose-proton symporter-like 3, chloroplastic isoform X2 → MISLAMASTSFTSPSLRRSQFHPIFRQKPKCIPHSVFVCSFNFPSPKHKTFSHFNPKFPMSSKETFLSGRKLGFDVEFSAGQEAESFVPDATQQEAFAWSSVILPFLFPALGGLLFGYDIGATSGATISLQSAELSGTTWFNLSAIQLGLVVSGSLYGALLGSLLVYPIADFLGRRRELITAAVLYIFGGLTTAYAPGLGVLLVGRLLYGLGIGLAMHGAPLYIAETCPSQIRGTLISLKELFIVLGILLGYFVGSFQINSVGGWRYMYGLSVPVAVIMGLGMWSLPPSPRWLLLRAVQGKASLQDFKEKAIFALSKLRGRPLGDRESEKQIEDTLVSLKFLSSEEESEGSILEVFQGPNLKAFIIGGGLVLFQQITGQPSVLYYAGPILQGAGFSAAADATRVSVIIGLFKLVMTWIAVAKVDDLGRRPLLIGGVGGIVCSCSSVYFILSLLLLVLLFLV, encoded by the exons ATGATCAGTCTCGCCATGGCTTCCACCTCCTTCACTTCTCCTTCACTCAGACGCTCACAATTTCATCCTATTTTTCGCCAAAAACCAAAATGCATACCTCACTCTGTCTTTGTCTGCTCCTTCAATTTCCCAAGTCCAAAACACAAAACTTTTTCTCATTTCAATCCTAAGTTCCCCATGTCGTCCAAAGAAACGTTTCTTTCTGGTCGCAAGCTCGGATTCGAT GTTGAGTTTTCTGCTGGACAGGAAGCAGAGTCGTTTGTACCTGACgcgacccagcaggaggctttTGCTTGGTCTTCTGTGATCTTGCC GTTTCTTTTCCCAGCTTTGGGAGGATTGCTATTTGGGTATGACATTGGTGCCACTTCTGGTGCTACCATATCATTACAG TCGGCTGAGCTCAGTGGGACAACATGGTTCAACCTTTCAGCTATTCAGCTTGGACTTGTG GTCAGTGGTTCTCTTTATGGAGCGCTCCTTGGTTCCCTTCTTGTCTACCCAATTGCAGATTTTCTAG GAAGGAGGCGAGAACTTATTACAGCAGCTGTGCTGTATATATTTGGTGGTCTGACCACTGCTTATGCACCAGGCCTTGGTGTTCTTTTAGTAGGACGCCTTCTCTATGGTCTTGGCATTGGCTTG GCCATGCATGGTGCACCTCTCTATATTGCAGAAACCTGTCCATCACAGATTCGTGGAACTCTAATATCTCTGAAGGAACTGTTCATAGTTTTGGGAATTTTG TTGGGATATTTTGTGGGAAgctttcaaattaattcagttgGGGGGTGGCGTTACATGTATGGACTAAGTGTCCCAGTTGCTGTAATTATGGGACTAGGCATGTGGAGTCTCCCACCCTCTCCACGTTGGTTACTTCTCAGGGCAGTTCAAGGTAAAGCATCTTTACAAGACTTCAAAGAGAAGGCCATTTTTGCCTTGAGCAAGCTAAGGGGCCGACCTCTTGGTGACAGAGAATCTGAGAAGCAAATAGAAGATACCCTTGTCTCGCTGAAGTTCCTCAGTTCAGAGGAGGAATCCGAGGGCAGTATCTTAGAAGTGTTTCAAGGACCAAATTTGAAAGCCTTCATTATTGGTGGAGGTTTGGTGCTTTTCCAACAG ATAACTGGGCAACCAAGTGTTTTATACTATGCCGGCCCAATTCTTCAG GGTGCTGGATTCTCTGCTGCTGCTGATGCCACCCGAGTTTCTGTGATTATTGGTTTGTTCAAG TTGGTGATGACATGGATAGCTGTTGCAAAAGTTGATGATCTTGGAAGAAGACCTTTGCTGATTGGAGGTGTTGGTGGGATTGTATGTAGTTGTTCTTCTGTATAttttat tctctctctcttattattagtattattatttcTAGTATGA
- the LOC110609543 gene encoding L-type lectin-domain containing receptor kinase SIT2 translates to MLLTVKLLYILLCSSVFLKHLASADPEVNQFIYHGFNEANLHLNGIAKILPNGLLELTNISFQQIGRAFFPLPIKFSKNASTNSQSFSFSTTFVFAIVPQMPDLGGHGFAFTISPSAEFTGARAIEYLGLFNLTNNGLPSNHVFAVELDTILTTDFNDINDNHVGIDVNGLISNVSAPVAYFPDKERENKSLELRSGNPMQVWIDYDDMEKLLNVTVAPVTSKKPQRPLLSTAIDLSPVFMDSMYVGFSSSTGTLASYHYILGWSFNRSGPAQSLDVSKLPSLPPKRKSSKKLDLRIMVPSVTASIVLIIASGVVYRRKRFEELHEDWEQEYGPQRFSYKDLYKATRGFKDKELLGFGGFGRVYKGVLPSSNTQVAVKKVSHDSQQGIKEFVSEIVSMGRLRHRNLVQLLGYCRRKGELLLVYDYMPNGSLDKFLFQNDTPNLNWIRRYQILRGVASAMLYLHEEWEQVVLHRDVKASNVMLDAELNGRLGDFGLAKFYDHGSIPQTTCVVGTVGYLAPEVSRTGRVTTSSDVFAFGILMLEVACGRRPIEPERPPQEALLLDWVLECWKRGAILETSDPRLEGRYMAEEMEMILKLGLLCTHATPAARPIMRQVMQYLDKNAPLPDILLDGPGIGLVTVSQEAAGDFYSSFPASNHYSVLSITTSILSYGR, encoded by the coding sequence ATGTTGTTAACGGTCAAATTGCTGTATATTCTGCTATGCAGTTCTGTTTTCTTGAAGCATTTGGCCTCAGCAGATCCAGAGGTAAATCAGTTCATCTACCATGGCTTCAATGAAGCCAACCTGCATCTTAATGGGATTGCCAAAATCCTTCCCAATGGTCTATTAGAGTTGACAAACATTTCATTCCAACAAATTGGCCGCGCTTTCTTTCCACTCCCTATCAAATTCAGTAAAAATGCATCCACCAATTCTCAGTCTTTCTCATTTTCTACCACTTTTGTTTTTGCTATTGTTCCTCAGATGCCTGATTTGGGTGGCCATGGCTTTGCCTTCACAATTTCTCCATCTGCTGAGTTCACAGGGGCGCGGGCAATAGAGTACCTAGGactttttaatttaacaaaCAACGGCTTGCCCTCAAACCATGTCTTTGCTGTTGAGCTTGATACTATATTGACTACCGACTTTAATGACATCAATGACAACCATGTTGGAATTGATGTAAATGGCTTGATTTCCAATGTATCAGCACCAGTGGCCTATTTTCCTGATAAGGAAAGGGAAAATAAGAGCTTAGAGCTCAGAAGTGGAAATCCAATGCAGGTTTGGATAGATTACGATGATATGGAGAAGCTTCTCAACGTAACGGTAGCTCCTGTAACAAGCAAGAAACCGCAAAGGCCTCTATTGTCAACAGCTATTGATCTTTCTCCAGTCTTCATGGATTCTATGTATGTTGGCTTTTCTTCATCTACTGGAACACTGGCAAGCTACCATTATATTCTTGGATGGAGCTTCAACAGAAGTGGACCAGCTCAAAGTCTTGATGTATCTAAGCTTCCTTCACTTCCACCTAAAAGAAAATCAAGTAAGAAACTTGATTTAAGAATTATGGTCCCATCAGTAACAGCAAGTATTGTGCTGATAATAGCATCTGGAGTTGTTTATAGGAGGAAGAGATTTGAAGAATTGCACGAAGATTGGGAACAGGAATATGGTCCTCAAAGATTCTCTTACAAGGATCTCTACAAAGCAACAAGAGGATTCAAGGACAAAGAGCTGCTGGGATTTGGAGGTTTTGGAAGGGTATACAAAGGTGTATTGCCTTCTTCCAATACACAAGTAGCAGTTAAGAAAGTCTCACATGATTCTCAACAAGGAATTAAGGAATTTGTTTCTGAGATTGTCAGCATGGGGAGGCTAAGGCATAGGAACCTGGTGCAGCTCCTAGGCTATTGCCGTCGAAAGGGAGAGCTGCTCTTGGTATATGATTATATGCCTAATGGAAGCCTTGACAAATTCCTATTTCAAAACGACACACCAAATTTGAATTGGATTCGCCGATATCAAATCCTGAGAGGAGTTGCATCTGCCATGCTTTACCTCCATGAAGAGTGGGAACAAGTCGTTCTGCACAGAGATGTTAAAGCTAGTAACGTTATGCTAGATGCTGAACTTAATGGACGGTTAGGAGATTTTGGGCTAGCTAAGTTCTATGATCACGGATCAATTCCTCAAACAACCTGTGTGGTTGGAACTGTGGGATACCTTGCACCAGAGGTTTCAAGAACAGGAAGGGTCACTACCAGCAGTGATGTTTTTGCCTTTGGGATCTTAATGCTTGAAGTGGCTTGTGGAAGAAGGCCTATAGAGCCAGAAAGACCACCTCAGGAGGCGCTTTTGTTAGACTGGGTTCTCGAATGCTGGAAAAGAGGGGCCATTCTGGAGACGAGTGATCCTAGACTGGAAGGTAGGTATATGGCAGAAGAAATGGAAATGATTTTGAAGCTAGGCTTGCTTTGTACTCACGCTACACCAGCAGCAAGGCCTATCATGAGACAAGTCATGCAATATCTGGATAAAAATGCTCCCTTACCAGATATACTATTGGATGGTCCTGGTATAGGCTTGGTCACAGTTAGCCAAGAAGCCGCTGGAGATTTCTATTCGTCCTTCCCTGCATCTAATCATTATTCTGTGTTGTCTATTACCACCTCCATCCTTAGCTACGGTCGCTGA